In Spirosoma aureum, a single genomic region encodes these proteins:
- a CDS encoding NUDIX domain-containing protein has product MTVSPGLKRTAVIYLLRNGSNFLLLKRLKEPNKDPYTPVGGKLDPFESPLRAAYRETWEETGIKAEKMTFCGLLTESSPTAYKWTSYVYVAEIDFIPAPPCNEGELRMIGFADLLTVPTPKVD; this is encoded by the coding sequence ATGACTGTTTCTCCGGGACTTAAGCGAACTGCCGTTATCTACTTGCTGCGTAACGGCAGTAACTTTTTGCTATTAAAGCGCCTGAAAGAACCGAACAAAGACCCGTATACGCCCGTTGGCGGAAAACTCGATCCATTCGAGAGTCCGCTACGGGCGGCTTATCGGGAAACCTGGGAAGAAACGGGTATCAAGGCCGAAAAAATGACGTTCTGCGGATTGTTAACCGAGAGTTCACCGACGGCCTACAAATGGACGAGCTATGTCTATGTCGCAGAAATTGATTTTATACCCGCTCCTCCCTGTAATGAGGGCGAGTTGAGGATGATTGGGTTTGCG
- the proS gene encoding proline--tRNA ligase: protein MAKAIPSRSENYSEWYNELVKKADLAENSAVRGCMVIKPYGFSIWEKMQRALDDMFKETGHSNAYFPLFIPKSFLSKEASHVEGFAKECAVVTHYRLKNAEDGSGVIVDPEAKLEEELIVRPTSETVIWSTYKNWIQSYRDLPLLVNQWANVVRWEMRTRIFLRTSEFLWQEGHTAHATADEAEAETRQMLDIYATFAEEWMALPVVRGSKTANERFAGADDTLCIEAMMQDGKALQAGTSHFLGQNFAKAFDVQFLNKQNQLDYVWGTSWGVSTRLMGALIMAHSDDDGLVLPPKLAPIQVVIVPIYRTEEQLEQLSAKIKPLVQELRKAGVSVKYDDSDANKPGWKFAEYELRGVPVRLAMGGRDLENGTVEIARRDLKTKETVPFDGLTERIKNLLDDIQQTIYNKALKFRQENTFKVDTLEQFQDQLDKGGFLLAHWDGTSETEEAIKEATKATIRCIPFDQEPEEGVDIFSGKPSKGRVVFARAY from the coding sequence ATGGCAAAAGCAATTCCGTCCCGCAGTGAAAACTACTCCGAGTGGTACAATGAATTAGTTAAAAAGGCCGACCTGGCCGAAAATTCGGCCGTTCGTGGCTGCATGGTTATTAAACCATACGGTTTTTCGATTTGGGAAAAAATGCAGCGCGCCCTTGACGATATGTTCAAGGAAACCGGTCACTCGAATGCGTATTTCCCGCTTTTTATTCCCAAATCGTTCCTGAGCAAAGAAGCTTCACACGTTGAAGGGTTTGCGAAAGAATGCGCCGTTGTGACGCACTACCGGCTCAAAAATGCGGAAGATGGTTCTGGTGTCATTGTCGATCCCGAAGCTAAACTTGAAGAAGAGCTGATCGTTCGGCCAACCTCCGAAACGGTAATCTGGAGTACCTACAAAAACTGGATTCAATCGTATCGTGATTTGCCCTTGCTGGTAAACCAGTGGGCCAATGTGGTTCGGTGGGAAATGAGAACCCGGATTTTTCTGCGTACATCTGAATTTCTGTGGCAGGAAGGACATACTGCCCATGCAACAGCGGATGAAGCCGAAGCAGAAACCCGCCAGATGCTCGACATCTATGCTACGTTTGCTGAAGAATGGATGGCACTTCCAGTTGTGCGTGGATCGAAAACGGCGAATGAACGCTTTGCCGGTGCTGACGATACGCTGTGTATTGAAGCCATGATGCAGGATGGAAAAGCGCTTCAGGCTGGAACCTCGCACTTTTTGGGGCAAAATTTCGCTAAAGCCTTCGATGTGCAATTCCTGAACAAGCAAAACCAGCTTGACTATGTTTGGGGAACATCCTGGGGAGTTTCAACGCGATTGATGGGTGCTCTGATTATGGCCCACTCCGATGACGACGGTCTGGTATTGCCACCAAAACTGGCTCCAATTCAGGTAGTTATCGTGCCAATTTACCGGACTGAAGAGCAGTTAGAGCAGCTTTCTGCCAAAATAAAACCTTTGGTGCAGGAGTTGCGTAAGGCTGGCGTTTCGGTTAAGTACGACGATTCGGACGCTAACAAACCAGGATGGAAGTTTGCCGAATATGAATTACGGGGCGTTCCGGTCCGGCTGGCGATGGGCGGACGTGATCTTGAAAATGGCACAGTCGAAATCGCCAGGCGTGATCTGAAAACCAAAGAAACGGTTCCATTTGATGGACTGACGGAACGGATTAAAAACCTTCTTGATGACATTCAGCAGACGATCTATAACAAAGCGCTCAAGTTTCGTCAGGAGAACACATTTAAAGTAGATACGCTCGAACAATTTCAGGACCAACTCGACAAAGGAGGCTTCCTGCTAGCTCACTGGGATGGCACATCTGAAACCGAGGAAGCAATCAAGGAAGCGACCAAGGCCACGATTCGTTGTATTCCATTCGATCAGGAGCCTGAAGAAGGCGTCGATATTTTTTCGGGTAAGCCGTCGAAAGGACGGGTAGTTTTTGCCCGTGCCTATTGA
- a CDS encoding pilus assembly protein, producing the protein MITQRMYRYLALAAMMGFWSCSSSRQTAQNTGEVDDLYGNSGNAAVYTNNSSDVSSVAPQTSRQQRQQQRSLRNANPDYNDDQQGYSSNTDEYYSELSTRKLNRGMSPDPGWGDNSTNSYNSGFVNGYNAASTSAYSWNRWGFNNTGFYSGLGLGIGLGSIGYGFGSPFYSPFGYGYGSAFAYSPFYSPFGYGGFGDPFYSPYAYGYGGYGGFYNSFYSPYGYGGYYGGYPAVVVTGADPYRNRNYVRSSSRSSGNYASGFDNSPRNYNPNGGRSSYNAGSASNRSTSDGYYARPGNNSRGTYYYDNGTSGNGRAGSNPSGTSVSPAPSYNSGNDYYARPRTNSRGSYTPSNSGGGRGSFQQSQPSYQQPSYQSQSRGNFSQPSYQQSQPSYSAPSRSYSAPSSGGGGFSGGGASHSSGGGGGRGPR; encoded by the coding sequence ATGATAACGCAACGCATGTACCGATACCTGGCACTGGCCGCGATGATGGGTTTCTGGAGCTGTTCCTCCAGTCGCCAGACCGCCCAGAATACTGGTGAAGTGGATGATTTGTATGGCAACTCCGGCAATGCTGCCGTATATACCAACAACTCATCTGACGTTTCGTCGGTTGCTCCACAAACCTCGCGTCAGCAACGTCAACAACAACGCTCGCTTCGCAACGCGAACCCTGATTATAACGATGATCAGCAAGGTTACTCCAGCAATACCGACGAATACTATTCTGAATTAAGCACCCGTAAATTAAATCGGGGCATGTCTCCCGATCCGGGCTGGGGCGATAATAGCACAAACAGCTATAACTCTGGTTTCGTAAACGGCTACAATGCTGCTTCGACCTCGGCTTACAGCTGGAACCGCTGGGGCTTCAACAATACTGGCTTCTATAGCGGTTTAGGACTTGGCATCGGCCTTGGTTCAATCGGCTATGGTTTCGGCAGTCCCTTCTATTCACCATTTGGTTATGGCTACGGTAGTGCTTTTGCCTACAGCCCCTTCTATTCGCCCTTCGGGTACGGCGGCTTTGGCGATCCGTTCTACAGCCCTTATGCTTATGGTTATGGTGGGTACGGTGGATTCTATAATTCATTCTACTCTCCTTACGGATATGGCGGTTATTATGGTGGCTACCCAGCCGTTGTCGTGACTGGAGCTGATCCCTATCGGAATCGGAATTACGTTCGGAGTTCATCCCGTTCGTCTGGCAACTACGCATCTGGTTTCGATAATTCTCCCCGCAACTACAATCCCAATGGAGGTCGTAGTAGCTATAACGCAGGATCAGCCAGTAACCGCTCAACCAGCGATGGGTACTATGCTCGCCCAGGGAATAACAGCCGGGGCACCTATTACTATGATAATGGCACAAGTGGTAATGGTCGTGCAGGAAGTAACCCTTCAGGTACTTCGGTAAGTCCAGCCCCATCATACAATAGTGGTAACGACTACTACGCTCGTCCACGGACAAACAGCCGGGGTAGCTATACACCGTCAAACTCTGGTGGTGGCCGGGGTAGCTTCCAGCAATCGCAGCCGAGCTACCAACAGCCTTCTTACCAGAGCCAAAGCCGTGGCAACTTCAGCCAGCCTAGCTACCAGCAGTCGCAACCGAGCTATAGTGCTCCTAGCCGCAGCTACAGTGCTCCCAGTTCTGGGGGCGGTGGTTTCTCCGGCGGTGGTGCCAGTCACTCAAGCGGTGGCGGTGGTGGCCGTGGTCCAAGATAA